From a region of the Phaseolus vulgaris cultivar G19833 chromosome 6, P. vulgaris v2.0, whole genome shotgun sequence genome:
- the LOC137832445 gene encoding seipin-2-like, whose translation MDRPNSIDQDGDVFVDACQHFPAEGSPEHSDSASRFSDPPPKPQSYYPAATIRRRPVRRGCVGTQSSGSSFESDLINDDSRRSFRHRTRHRNIKKDVNSEKPDSNEPQQVNASTEENNEGSTVTSAVNDDGAVDSVDSAPRLGDSSSSFLDLPAGLAINLLRFQMKLMFMFITYPLLFTFYSCVFFMDPLGTTKRGKIFLIGILNRGWCFLFRCIRPYISRCFKENESVWSVAFRWGWGFLCSIYVCCVMFGLLVSSFVFSGFFMKHLVEKPIQMREVLNFDYSKHSPVAYVPIMSCAGVIGGIGSEDKVHDRKWVGERFIPSKHKVQATVELSVPESGYNRNLGMFQIRVDFLLSNGKAIASSSQPCMLRFRSEPIRLITTLLKIAPLVTGYTSETQTLNVKMRGFVEGDLPTSCLKVTLEQRAEYQPGAGIPEIYDASLIVESELPLFKRIIWLWKMSIFIWIAMMAFFTELLFALVCCMPIIIPKTRQRVASARTLNRPQALD comes from the exons ATGGACCGGCCAAATTCGATCGATCAAGACGGCGACGTTTTCGTAGACGCGTGTCAACACTTCCCCGCCGAGGGCTCGCCGGAGCATTCCGATTCGGCTTCCAGGTTTTCGGATCCACCACCCAAACCTCAGTCATACTATCCGGCTGCCACAATCCGGCGCCGGCCAGTTCGTCGCGGTTGTGTGGGTACTCAATCGTCTGGTTCAAGCTTCGAGAGCGATTTGATCAATGACGACTCGAGAAGGAGTTTCCGACACCGCACGAGGCATAGAAATATCAAGAAAGACGTGAATTCGGAGAAACCCGATTCGAATGAACCGCAACAAGTTAATGCCTCGACGGAAGAGAACAACGAGGGCTCCACCGTAACTTCAGCTGTGAACGATGATGGAGCTGTCGACTCCGTTGACTCGGCGCCGCGACTCGGTGACTCTTCTTCGAGTTTCCTCGACCTCCCCGCGGGGTTAGCGATTAACTTATTAAGGTTTCAGATGAAGTTAATGTTCATGTTCATAACTTACCCCCTGTTGTTCACGTTTTATTCATGCGTGTTTTTCATGGATCCTTTGGGGACAACGAAGAGGGGCAAGATTTTCCTTATAGGAATTTTGAACAGAGGGTGGTGTTTTTTGTTTCGGTGCATTAGGCCTTATATTAGTAGATGTTTCAAGGAGAACGAATCGGTTTGGAGCGTGGCTTTTCGGTGGGGGTGGGGGTTCTTGTGCTCAATCTACGTTTGTTGCGTCATGTTTGGTCTTCTGGTTTCGTCGTTTGTGTTTAGTGGGTTCTTTATGAAGCATTTGGTGGAGAAGCCGATTCAGATGAGGGAGGTTTTGAACTTTGATTATAGCAAGCATAGTCCTGTCGCGTATGTGCCGATAATGTCGTGTGCTGGTGTTATTGGTGGTATAGGTTCCGAGGATAAGGTTCATGATCGGAAGTGGGTGGGTGAACGGTTTATACCTTCTAAGCACAAGGTGCAAGCCACTGTTGAGTTAAGTGTGCCAGAGTCAGGATACAACAGAAACCTTGGGATGTTTCAG ATCAGGGTAGATTTCCTATTGTCTAATGGTAAAGCTATTGCAAGCTCAAGTCAACCTTGCATGTTAAGATTCAGAAGTGAGCCTATCCGCCTAATCACGACTCTCCTCAAGATTGCTCCTCTTGTTACTGGCTATACATCCGAAACTCAGACTCTGAATGTGAAGATGAGAGGTTTCGTAGAAGGAGATCTACCTACTTCGTGCTTGAAAGTGACCCTTGAGCAACGAGCAGAATATCAACCAGGTGCAGGGATTCCTGAAATATATGACGCATCTCTGATTGTTGAATCCGAACTTCCCTTGTTCAAGAGGATTATTTGGCTTTGGAAGATGAGCATATTTATATGGATCGCGATGATGGCATTCTTCACAGAGCTACTTTTTGCTCTTGTGTGTTGTATGCCTATTATTATTCCGAAAACAAGGCAAAGGGTGGCTTCTGCTCGCACATTAAACCGTCCTCAGGCACTAGATTGA
- the LOC137833573 gene encoding nodulin-26-like, producing MPICSSQLKVDQNLDEFFVVSLQRPSENERDSDAQLVMADLNHDADSSKSSDHNEASVTLLQKLVAEAVGTYFLVFAGCSSIVVNLGNDKVVTQPGISIVWGLAVTVLVYSVGHISGAHFNPAVTIAHASIKRFPLKEVPAYIVAQVVGAILASGTLRLVFRGKGDHFAGTVPAGSDMQAFVVEFLITFFLMFVISGVATDDRAIGELAGVAVGSTVLLNVMIAGPITGASMNPARSLGPAILHHEYRGIWIYMVSPIVGALAATWLYNFISYTNKPAREITRTPSFLQGRLQAH from the exons atgCCAATATGTTCTAGCCAACTTAAGGTCGATCAGAATTTGGATGAGTTCTTTGTGGTCTCTCTTCAAAGGCCTTCTGAAAACGAGAGagactccgacgctcaa TTGGTGATGGCTGATTTGAACCATGACGCTGATTCCTCCAAAAGTTCTGATCACAACGAAGCCTCTGTGACCCTTTTGCAGAAG TTGGTGGCAGAAGCGGTGGGGACGTACTTTTTGGTATTCGCAGGGTGTAGTTCGATTGTGGTGAACCTTGGTAACGACAAGGTGGTGACACAACCTGGGATTTCGATTGTTTGGGGACTCGCTGTTACGGTTTTGGTTTACTCTGTTGGTCACATCTCTGGTGCTCATTTCAACCCTGCAGTCACCATTGCTCATGCCTCCATCAAAAGGTTTCCTTTAAAGGAG GTACCAGCATATATAGTAGCCCAGGTTGTTGGAGCCATACTTGCCAGTGGAACTCTGAGACTTGTATTCCGAGGCAAGGGTGACCATTTTGCAGGAACAGTCCCTGCCGGTTCTGATATGCAAGCTTTTGTCGTGGAATTCTTGATCACTTTCTTTCTCATGTTCGTCATTTCTGGAGTTGCCACCGATGACAGAGCG ATTGGTGAGTTGGCAGGGGTGGCAGTTGGGTCAACGGTACTGCTAAATGTGATGATTGCCGG GCCAATCACCGGAGCGTCAATGAATCCAGCAAGAAGCTTGGGGCCTGCTATTTTGCACCATGAGTATAGAGGAATATGGATATATATGGTGTCACCAATTGTTGGAGCTTTAGCTGCTACATGGCTCTACAATTTCATCAGTTACACAAACAAGCCAGCGCGTGAGATCACCAGGACTCCCTCTTTCCTCCAAGGGCGTCTTCAAGCTCACTGA
- the LOC137832442 gene encoding nodulin-26-like, with product MSVVADNSVSSGNHQVALNVTDDTPKKCDHSGNQDCVPLLQKLIAEVVGTYFLIFAGCASVVVNLDKDKVITQPGISIVWGLTVMVLVYSVGHISGAHFNPAVTIAHASTKRFPLKQVPAYVIAQVVGSTLASGTLRLIFNGKNDHFAGTLPAGSDLQSFVVEFIITFYLMFVISGVATDNRAIGELAGLAVGSTVLLNVMFAGPITGASMNPARSLGPAIVHNEYRGIWIYLVSPTLGAVAGAWAYNFIRYTNKPVREITKSASFLKSAPAE from the exons ATGTCGGTGGTGGCTGATAATTCAGTAAGCAGTGGAAACCACCAGGTGGCTTTAAATGTGACCGATGATACCCCCAAAAAGTGTGACCATTCAGGCAACCAAGACTGTGTACCTCTTCTGCAGAAG TTGATAGCAGAGGTGGTGGGGACGTACTTTTTGATATTTGCAGGGTGTGCTTCGGTGGTTGTGAACCTTGACAAGGACAAAGTGATAACACAACCTGGGATTTCAATTGTTTGGGGGCTCACTGTTATGGTTTTGGTTTACTCTGTTGGTCACATCTCTGGTGCTCATTTCAACCCTGCTGTCACTATTGCTCATGCTTCCACCAAAAGGTTTCCACTGAAGCAG GTACCAGCTTATGTGATAGCTCAGGTGGTTGGATCCACACTAGCTAGTGGAACTCTCAGACTTATATTCAATGGCAAGAATGACCATTTCGCAGGAACACTCCCTGCTGGTTCTGACTTGCAATCTTTTGTGGTGGAATTCATAATCACTTTTTATCTCATGTTTGTCATTTCTGGAGTTGCCACTGATAACAGAGCG ATTGGTGAGTTGGCAGGGCTTGCAGTTGGGTCTACGGTACTACTAAATGTGATGTTTGCCGG GCCAATCACAGGGGCATCGATGAATCCAGCAAGAAGCTTAGGGCCTGCAATTGTGCACAATGAGTACAGAGGAATATGGATATATTTGGTGTCACCAACTCTTGGAGCTGTGGCAGGTGCATGGGCCTACAATTTCATAAGATATACAAACAAACCAGTGCGTGAAATCACCAAGAGTGCCTCTTTCCTCAAAAGTGCTCCAGCCGAATAA